GATCTGGGCCGGGTGTGCGAGCCGGGCACCGTGCGGGTCACCGAGTACCGGCACATCGAGCGCTACAGCCACGTCATGCACCTGGTGTCGACGGTGTCGGGTCAGCTGGCGTCCGGCCGGATCGCGCTGGACGCGGTGCGGGCCTGCTTCCCGGCAGGCACGCTCTCCGGTGCGCCCAAGGTGCGGGCGATGGAGCTGATCGAGGAGTTGGAGCCGACCCGCCGCGGCATCTACGGCGGAGTCGTCGGCTACTTGGACTTTGCCGGTGACGCGGACACCGCGATCGCCATCCGCACGGCGTTGCTGAAGGACGGTACGGCCTACGTCCAGGCAGGCGCGGGCGTTGTCGCGGACTCGGACCCGGACTACGAAGACGTCGAATCGCGCAACAAGGCGATGGCGGTATTGAAGGCGATCGCGGCGGCCGAGACGGTCCGGGCCTACGGTGCGGCTCCGGCTCCGGGTGCGGCGAACGGCGGAGCCCGATGACGGCCGTCCCCGACGGCGAACCGGGCACCGCCAGGGAGCACGCGACCGAGGTGAACGCCGAAGCCGGGCGGGCATCCGTCCCGCCGCCACACGGATCCGGGGCGGCCGCCAGCGCCCACACCGGGTCCCGCCGCAGGTATCCGGTCGGCACCGTCGTGTTGCTCGCCCTGGCCGCCGCCGCGCTCTGGGGCTCCTCCCGGATGACCTGGGTGACGCTCACCTCCTCCGACGGCCTCACCCAGCCGCGCACCGACCACCTCAACGGCGGCGTGTGGTTCGGCGTGCTGACGCCGATGGCACTGGTTCTGCTCGCCTCGATCGCGGCCGTGCTGGCCACGAGGGGCTGGCTGCGCCGCGTGATCGGCGTGCTCATCACGCTGGTCGCCGCGGTGACCGCGGTTCCGGCGTTCGCGCTGCTGACCAACTCCGGCAAGATCGCCGAACGGGCCGCGAAACTCGCGGAACTACCGGCCCGCGCGCAGGTGGGGGAGGTGACGCCGACGGTGTTCCCGGCCGCGCTCGCGTTACTCGGCGCGATCGCCGCGTTCGTGGC
The DNA window shown above is from Nocardia sp. NBC_01730 and carries:
- a CDS encoding TIGR02234 family membrane protein, whose product is MTAVPDGEPGTAREHATEVNAEAGRASVPPPHGSGAAASAHTGSRRRYPVGTVVLLALAAAALWGSSRMTWVTLTSSDGLTQPRTDHLNGGVWFGVLTPMALVLLASIAAVLATRGWLRRVIGVLITLVAAVTAVPAFALLTNSGKIAERAAKLAELPARAQVGEVTPTVFPAALALLGAIAAFVAGALLTRMPAETGRLSGKYDNPVFRRAAATAEVTQRRAETADPEPPPQLSERVLWDALDAGTDPTEESAPPGDPDSGKAGRHER